The following is a genomic window from Verrucomicrobiales bacterium.
CCAACTGCACGTTCTAGTGTTGAGACCATTAGGCGTGATTGTCCGGAGTTGATCCTTCTTCCATGGGTTGGAGGCATCGTCAACAAAACTGTATTTATTGACGACCTTCGATGGGTTTCAAACGCAATCAACGAAACTTCGCGACTGTTAAAGGAACAAAGATTTGCAGGTGTGCACGTGAACTTCGAATTTTTTACTCATCAGATCTCTGACGAATTCTACCCAGGGTTGCGTGGCCTCGATCACTATGGAGAGGATGAGATACAATTCTTTCAGGCGCTGAGGAAGAAACTGCCGAGCGCCTTCATCTCGACCGTTGCGGTTTCGACATCACCGATGGCAGTACATTGGAAACGGAAGAATACATTCGATGAGATTCGCTCCATCAGCAAATACGTGGATCAGATCGCAATCCTTTGCTTCGACACCAGCATTAGTGACCGGAGGGTCTTCAAAGAGAGCCTACGGCTTCAAGTAGAGAATATCAAAGCGTGGAAGGCGAGTGCTAGGGGTACGCAGTTTCTTATTGGCGTCGGAACGTTCGTCAACAAGGCTGAACTATGGAAGTTTCGAGATCTTGAGGTGGAGAGCATAGCGAATACTTCACGTACTTTACAGGATGTGTTGAATGAACCTCAGCCGCGTGAGACGCCATTGGTTGATGGTTTGGCGATATTCGCAGAGTGGACTACGGACGAAACCGAATGGCGACAGTTGCGAGAGAATTGGTTCGATCGGTAACAGTCGCTTACCATGCTCCGATGTAATTGTCATCGTGAGTCGAAGCGATATGGCGCTTCATCGCTCGGATAGGTTTCCATAAAACAGAACCATCAAGTTGGCCCACATTGCCACCGACAGCTCCGATCGTTTCGGACGGTTGTCCCCCGTTAGACCGGACGAAGGAGCTTTCATCCTCCTTTATTGGACCCCGAACCCCGTGCGGCGCGATCGCCCATCCGTCCTTTGTTGCCCAATGGTTGGCGTCCGCAACAATCGGTAGCGAGCCATCTTCGGTGGTGCGCTGGGGAGAATGCCAGGCGGCATACTGAGGATAGTTCGTTGTGGAGAACTTGTGGCCGCCTAGGTAATTATAACCTATCGCGTAACCATACTCCTTGGTATAAGCCAACATCCCGCCGTGGCTAAACCCGGGGCAGTAGGCTATGTTGCTCGTTCCAGAGAAGCGAACGATGGCTGTCATCGTCGCCTCCGACAAGTTGATGGTATGTGAATTGATACCTGCTGTCACGGACGTGCTGGCTGGCCCGTTGTTATTATCGAGGCCTGGGAGCAACTTATCATCACTTTCGCTTGCATAGAGCTGTGCCGTCAGGCAAAATTGCTTGAGGTTATTTAGACACTTGGTCCGACTTCCCTTTTCCTTCACGCTTGAAAGTGCAGTCGTGGAGAGTGCAGCGAGTATTCCAATAATGGCAATCACCACCAAAAGTTCTATCAAAGTGAAGGCTCTGTATCTCAAGGATGTAGGTCGGTAGTGATTTTTCATGGAGAGTAACGTTTTGTGACTGTCCCCAAACCAGCGCCACATTGATAAAATACCAGAATGCACCGAGAAATCTACAAAATTGTCGCCCAGACAGTTGGTTTTGGTGCGCGGCGGCGGAGGATCCTCGCCAATTCCTGAAGGGTTTTTGAATGAGGGTCGGATGTTCAGGATCTCATTGATGGCTTTAGAGTGGCCATACGCTGCATCCCGCTATCACATGGAGTCTAAACCCGTCCTGTTCAAATCCAGTAACAGGAGCACGGATGTATACACTTTTGCCCACGAGATTGTACGGTGAAACTGGTGCCCTTCCCCGGGGAGGACTTCCCAGTTGCCGTTTGTCGGACTGAAGCATTCCCTGCCAAGATAACGCTCGAGGCCAGCGCGTGCTAAGGATGGGGCTGTGATCGAGTCATGTTGCCCGTGGAATCCGTATATGTAAAAACGGTGGTCTGACCATTGCGAGATAGCGTCGTCCGGCGCGGAGGAGAAAGAAGTAATGACTATCCCAGTCAGTGGGCCGGACCAGCGTTTGCTCGCTCCTAGGACCAGCTTGGAGCCATGGCTCGAGCCCAATAAGACGATATGACGACCCGCACCTGGTAAGGTGTCGGTCGCATATCTACAAGCAGCAACTATGTCGTCGATCTGATTTGTCTCAGCATCGGCTTCCTCGAATGCACGACCATACCCCGCTGACCCTCGATAGTTAACACTCATAATGTGAATTCCATTGCTCAGCAGCCATTGTTTGGCTGGGTTCTGCTCGGTCGTGGCCTGGAGTCTTGGCCCCCCGTGCACGTCGATCAGTACACCTTTGAGCTTCTCCTTGGTCTGGGTCGACCGCCAGAGGATCCCCGGGATGCTAGTTCCGTCCACCGAGTTAAAGAAAACCATTTCTGGAGTTACATTCTCCGCCCTGGACTCACTTGGTAGTGGATAAATCTGGCTGACTTTCTTTGTATCGAGTCGGACTTCGAGTAGCGTCGATGCTGAGGTCGGCATCTTTGTTAGCACGTTGTAACTCTCACCATCAGCCAAAATGCGACATTGATGAACTCCGTTGGTGAGATCAAGCACAGGGCGTAGTTCCTGTGTGAAGGAGCCAAGAAGTGGTACTCGGTTTCCGAAACCTTCCAGATGGACGAGAAATGACGGGCCTGGCTCAAGCCAAAGGGGTGTCGAAATGTCACCGCGGCTAGATAACCTCTTGATGAGTTGCGATGTTTTGATCTCTACCTCGATCAGTTCAAAAAACTCGCTTTCAGGAAATCGAACCGTCATCAACATAGTCTTCCCACTTGGGGCCCAGGCAAGGTCTCGGACGATTGTTCCACTCGGCAGATCAATAGCCTTCAGCTCCTTTGGTTGAATTCTCACAAGCAGCACTCGACTACTCTCAAGGGCAGACACCGCAGCAAGCTCATCTCCGTTTGGCGACCATGCGAAGTCACCGTTGAGAGCAGCTTCGTCAAGAATCGTTGCAGGTTCACCATTGTCCTCGGTATTCACTGAGACGATCCTTCCAGAACGACTCTCTGTTGTGACAAAGTACGCAAGCTTTAAGCCCTCGGGATGCCAACGGATGGGCGGGGCGGCCGAGCGTGTGATCGGGGCATTCAGTCGATGACGCTTTTTGGTCCTCGAGCTTAGAACACACAGTTGGTATTGCCGGTTGCCCTCGCGTGCTTCCTGAAAAGCGATGGCTTCGCTGTCCGGATGCCAAGTCAATGAGAGCTGAGTGTCTGGTGACCGATCTGATGCGACAACAAGCCCCGAGACTCGATCTAAAATCGAG
Proteins encoded in this region:
- a CDS encoding type II secretion system protein codes for the protein MKNHYRPTSLRYRAFTLIELLVVIAIIGILAALSTTALSSVKEKGSRTKCLNNLKQFCLTAQLYASESDDKLLPGLDNNNGPASTSVTAGINSHTINLSEATMTAIVRFSGTSNIAYCPGFSHGGMLAYTKEYGYAIGYNYLGGHKFSTTNYPQYAAWHSPQRTTEDGSLPIVADANHWATKDGWAIAPHGVRGPIKEDESSFVRSNGGQPSETIGAVGGNVGQLDGSVLWKPIRAMKRHIASTHDDNYIGAW
- a CDS encoding prolyl oligopeptidase family serine peptidase, with protein sequence MSQYPSPVSLSPDGKRILVKTRHEKDFEISILDRVSGLVVASDRSPDTQLSLTWHPDSEAIAFQEAREGNRQYQLCVLSSRTKKRHRLNAPITRSAAPPIRWHPEGLKLAYFVTTESRSGRIVSVNTEDNGEPATILDEAALNGDFAWSPNGDELAAVSALESSRVLLVRIQPKELKAIDLPSGTIVRDLAWAPSGKTMLMTVRFPESEFFELIEVEIKTSQLIKRLSSRGDISTPLWLEPGPSFLVHLEGFGNRVPLLGSFTQELRPVLDLTNGVHQCRILADGESYNVLTKMPTSASTLLEVRLDTKKVSQIYPLPSESRAENVTPEMVFFNSVDGTSIPGILWRSTQTKEKLKGVLIDVHGGPRLQATTEQNPAKQWLLSNGIHIMSVNYRGSAGYGRAFEEADAETNQIDDIVAACRYATDTLPGAGRHIVLLGSSHGSKLVLGASKRWSGPLTGIVITSFSSAPDDAISQWSDHRFYIYGFHGQHDSITAPSLARAGLERYLGRECFSPTNGNWEVLPGEGHQFHRTISWAKVYTSVLLLLDLNRTGLDSM